A single genomic interval of Syntrophaceae bacterium harbors:
- a CDS encoding VWA domain-containing protein, protein MKRAEHRVAETTGGRMRDNRGAFAVIFALVLVVLLGFTALGIEAGRWYLVRAELAKGVDAGALAAAKNISNPYVDPVVIAREFGEENFRAGYIDTPESGTGVVRFSAQMLAENRVSVRGDVNARAHLARLFGVDTIPVSAVGVAQRREVEIMMILDRSGSMAGQKMTDLKRAANSFLDFFVETQAEDRVGLISFATTVSLDRPLGSDFVDPMRSAINAMTAVGATNTEDALDRAGGTGSFTDQSGLPGDRRVQQFAVFFSDGMPTALRERFRWNGQDYDGVAYGVGSSGRANCRTSDYPYMSVYSRLHRPTGTDNFYPDVNPATTGDGRRTSGTNATSCCCPRYLNTKWYIFESLPVPGYTAEQCSIPMNQLLPHFCSLTRQLALQNAQTLKNRGIKIYAVGLGSSSEIDPAFLRSLSSGEGYTYIAPTSSELEAIFIRIARDIKLRLVQ, encoded by the coding sequence ATGAAGAGAGCAGAACATCGCGTTGCGGAGACAACCGGCGGCAGGATGAGGGACAATCGCGGCGCCTTCGCAGTGATCTTCGCCCTGGTTCTTGTCGTGCTACTGGGTTTCACCGCCCTCGGCATCGAGGCGGGCCGTTGGTACCTCGTGCGTGCGGAGCTGGCCAAGGGGGTGGATGCGGGGGCCCTCGCGGCGGCGAAGAACATCTCGAACCCCTATGTCGACCCTGTGGTGATCGCCCGCGAATTCGGGGAGGAGAACTTCCGGGCCGGCTATATCGACACCCCGGAGTCAGGGACGGGCGTCGTGAGGTTCAGCGCCCAGATGCTGGCCGAAAACCGTGTGAGCGTGAGGGGCGACGTGAATGCCAGGGCCCACCTGGCAAGGCTCTTCGGCGTCGACACGATCCCCGTCAGCGCGGTCGGTGTCGCCCAGCGCAGGGAAGTGGAGATCATGATGATCCTCGACCGCTCGGGCTCCATGGCCGGTCAGAAGATGACCGATCTCAAACGGGCGGCCAACAGCTTTCTCGACTTCTTCGTGGAGACCCAGGCGGAGGACCGGGTGGGTCTGATCAGCTTCGCCACCACGGTTTCCCTGGACCGGCCACTGGGAAGCGATTTCGTCGATCCCATGCGGAGCGCGATCAATGCCATGACGGCCGTGGGCGCAACGAACACGGAGGATGCCCTCGACCGGGCCGGCGGGACAGGCAGCTTCACGGACCAGTCCGGCCTCCCGGGCGACCGGCGCGTCCAGCAGTTCGCCGTCTTCTTCTCCGACGGCATGCCCACGGCCCTCCGGGAGCGCTTCCGGTGGAACGGCCAGGATTACGACGGGGTCGCCTATGGCGTGGGCTCGTCGGGCCGGGCCAACTGCAGGACGTCGGATTACCCCTACATGAGCGTGTACAGCCGGCTGCACCGGCCCACGGGAACCGACAACTTCTACCCGGACGTCAACCCCGCCACGACGGGAGACGGCAGGAGGACGAGTGGCACGAATGCAACGAGTTGCTGCTGCCCGCGCTACTTGAACACAAAGTGGTACATCTTCGAGTCCCTCCCGGTTCCCGGGTACACGGCGGAGCAGTGCAGCATCCCCATGAACCAGCTACTCCCGCACTTCTGCAGCCTGACCCGGCAGCTCGCCCTGCAGAACGCCCAGACACTGAAGAACCGGGGCATCAAGATCTACGCCGTGGGGCTGGGGTCGAGCAGCGAGATCGACCCGGCCTTCCTGCGCAGCCTCTCCAGCGGGGAGGGGTACACGTATATCGCGCCGACGTCGTCGGAGCTGGAGGCGATCTTCATCCGGATCGCCAGGGACATCAAGCTGAGGCTTGTGCAGTAA
- a CDS encoding Flp family type IVb pilin produces the protein MEKLIRFFKDEEGATAVEYGLIVVLIAIAIIVGAGLLGTNLNALFTRVANTLGS, from the coding sequence ATGGAAAAGCTGATTCGTTTCTTCAAGGATGAGGAGGGTGCCACCGCAGTCGAGTACGGGCTTATCGTCGTCCTGATCGCAATCGCCATCATTGTCGGCGCCGGTCTGCTCGGCACGAACCTCAACGCTCTCTTCACGCGTGTCGCAAACACGCTGGGCAGCTGA
- a CDS encoding pilus assembly protein, with protein sequence MIRRGALGRMSKGSTIVEFAVTLLVFITLLVAIIEFGWLFFIQHTLQYATREGTRLALVGGTLNDPSGNPMTRVDSIVRTIRDAASLAVNPDGLLIAVYPVSATFGDPVNWQNLQDAGRPGDYMRVRTRVVHTFFTPLIGSFFPGGQITLQAEGTYRNELFDE encoded by the coding sequence ATGATCCGGCGGGGGGCGCTCGGCAGGATGAGCAAGGGAAGCACGATCGTGGAGTTCGCGGTCACGCTGCTCGTTTTCATCACCCTGCTTGTCGCAATCATCGAGTTCGGGTGGCTGTTCTTTATCCAGCACACCCTGCAGTACGCCACGCGTGAAGGGACACGGCTTGCCCTCGTGGGAGGGACGCTCAACGACCCGTCGGGTAACCCCATGACGCGGGTGGACTCGATCGTTCGGACGATCCGGGATGCGGCTTCCCTGGCTGTGAATCCCGATGGGCTGCTCATCGCCGTCTACCCCGTGAGTGCAACCTTCGGCGACCCCGTCAACTGGCAGAACCTGCAAGACGCCGGAAGGCCCGGGGATTACATGCGGGTGCGGACGCGGGTCGTCCACACGTTCTTCACGCCCCTGATCGGGAGCTTCTTCCCCGGGGGGCAGATCACCCTGCAGGCGGAAGGGACCTATCGGAACGAGCTATTCGACGAGTGA
- the cpaB gene encoding Flp pilus assembly protein CpaB yields MKQFWSKLADKQKPLLLFGCAVAIALVVTILTYGWLKQSIGSQAQARETQPVVVAAVDIPWGTSITAGMVKTTPFLKESLAPGHFADPAQVVGRTIVQPVRTGEPIFETKLAPTTVAAGGVAALVTPKKRAMAVKVDKVVGVSGFIHPGNRVDVLVTISKADRANHPETKIVLENILVLATGTELEKTGRQEKPSQVDVITLEVTPEEGEKLALAATEGKLQLALRNFSDTSSVETRGITIPSLLSKSAAPEKPAKQPATRKSAPAPSYTVETIRGSKVTETNFK; encoded by the coding sequence ATGAAGCAGTTCTGGAGCAAATTGGCGGACAAGCAGAAGCCGCTGCTGCTGTTCGGCTGCGCCGTCGCCATCGCGCTTGTCGTCACCATCCTGACCTACGGGTGGCTCAAGCAGTCGATCGGCTCCCAGGCGCAGGCTCGGGAGACGCAGCCGGTCGTGGTGGCTGCCGTGGACATCCCCTGGGGGACGTCCATAACGGCGGGGATGGTGAAGACCACGCCGTTCCTGAAGGAAAGCCTGGCACCCGGCCACTTTGCGGATCCGGCGCAGGTCGTGGGCCGGACCATCGTACAGCCGGTGCGGACGGGCGAGCCCATCTTCGAGACGAAGCTCGCGCCGACCACCGTGGCCGCCGGCGGCGTCGCGGCGCTGGTGACGCCCAAGAAGCGGGCCATGGCCGTCAAGGTCGACAAGGTTGTGGGGGTCTCCGGCTTCATCCATCCCGGCAACCGCGTGGACGTCCTGGTGACCATCTCGAAGGCGGACAGGGCCAACCATCCGGAAACGAAGATCGTCCTCGAGAACATCCTGGTGTTGGCGACGGGGACGGAACTGGAGAAAACGGGCAGGCAGGAGAAGCCTTCCCAGGTCGACGTCATCACACTGGAGGTGACGCCCGAGGAGGGAGAAAAGCTGGCTCTTGCCGCAACGGAAGGAAAGCTGCAGCTCGCCCTTCGGAATTTTTCCGATACCAGCTCGGTGGAGACCCGTGGGATCACGATCCCCTCTTTACTCTCTAAGTCCGCCGCGCCGGAAAAGCCCGCGAAGCAACCCGCAACCCGAAAGTCCGCACCGGCGCCCTCCTACACCGTCGAGACGATCAGGGGCAGCAAGGTCACGGAAACCAACTTCAAATAG
- a CDS encoding Flp family type IVb pilin yields MIADKRRYHAREEANKNRLECQRGATAVEYALILMAVALVVVIGIGSLGTAVADLYNTIVERIFH; encoded by the coding sequence ATGATTGCGGACAAACGACGGTATCATGCGCGTGAAGAGGCGAACAAGAACCGCCTGGAGTGCCAGCGAGGCGCGACGGCGGTCGAATACGCGCTGATCCTCATGGCCGTGGCGCTGGTGGTCGTAATCGGAATCGGAAGCCTCGGAACGGCCGTGGCTGATCTCTACAACACAATCGTGGAACGCATATTCCACTGA
- a CDS encoding prepilin peptidase, which translates to MIHHSQAIILIILLVVAVVFDLRERRVPNWLTLPFMAAGVAYHAAANGLPGVLFSLMGLALGISLLIIFYAAGGMGAGDVKLMGAVGSLLGPANVLYAFVYSALIGGIYAAAVLYRHSALRSSIERLASVPVDFARTGQWFWSPSPASRKIPRICYGVAISLGTGIYVLRSL; encoded by the coding sequence ATGATCCATCACAGTCAGGCAATCATTCTTATTATCCTTCTCGTCGTTGCGGTCGTTTTCGATCTGCGTGAGCGAAGGGTCCCGAATTGGCTGACCCTTCCCTTCATGGCCGCCGGAGTCGCCTACCATGCAGCTGCCAATGGCCTGCCCGGGGTGCTCTTCAGCCTGATGGGCCTCGCGCTCGGCATCTCGCTTCTCATCATTTTCTACGCTGCCGGCGGCATGGGGGCAGGCGATGTGAAGCTGATGGGCGCCGTGGGGAGTCTGCTGGGGCCTGCCAATGTCCTCTACGCCTTCGTCTACAGCGCGCTGATCGGGGGGATTTACGCAGCCGCCGTCCTTTACCGGCACAGTGCGCTGCGATCATCCATCGAACGCCTCGCCAGCGTGCCGGTGGACTTTGCGAGGACGGGCCAATGGTTCTGGTCCCCCTCGCCCGCGTCACGGAAGATACCGCGCATCTGTTATGGAGTCGCTATCTCCCTTGGGACGGGAATATACGTTCTGAGGTCTCTATAA
- a CDS encoding pilus assembly protein has product MRSTSPNRRHRVLSPSLGSQEGQRGAALLELAFLLPILIVLVLGIIDFGRLIHARLVVTNVSREGGSLGSRDIRVGSQLVSMLQASAAPFNLSGREGRIYVTKIRAGESLLEPEPYIHSRATGGTLDVPSGITGNVGDTPGGLQDPIYGRLRFRAANNTSDISEVTIVEVYYLYRTITPLPQFIQGLILPDRGGILIGSRATF; this is encoded by the coding sequence ATGAGAAGCACGAGTCCGAATCGCAGGCATAGAGTTCTCTCTCCCTCACTCGGCAGTCAGGAGGGGCAGCGGGGCGCGGCGCTCCTGGAGCTGGCGTTCCTGCTCCCGATCCTGATCGTCCTGGTCTTGGGCATCATCGATTTCGGGAGGCTCATCCACGCGCGCCTCGTGGTGACCAACGTGAGCCGCGAGGGGGGAAGCCTCGGCTCCCGGGACATCCGCGTGGGCAGTCAGCTCGTCAGCATGCTCCAGGCCTCGGCCGCACCTTTCAACCTGAGCGGCCGCGAGGGACGAATCTATGTCACCAAGATCCGGGCGGGCGAGAGCCTTCTCGAACCGGAGCCTTACATCCACAGCCGTGCGACAGGGGGCACGCTCGACGTGCCGAGCGGGATCACGGGCAACGTCGGGGACACGCCCGGCGGGCTGCAGGACCCCATCTATGGCCGTCTTCGTTTCAGGGCGGCGAACAACACCTCGGACATCTCGGAGGTGACCATCGTCGAGGTCTACTACCTCTACCGCACGATCACACCGCTGCCCCAATTCATCCAGGGCCTGATCCTGCCGGATCGCGGAGGCATTCTCATCGGCAGCCGGGCGACATTTTAG
- a CDS encoding terpene cyclase/mutase family protein, whose translation MADTKSDRILDEIWTRSLPEGGFAARPGGEYRPDATSWAILALRMCGIDSQRLHAAMHRLGESQMKDGRLALSPEHPDVYWPTPLAIMAWHRNPEFAPRVSRAVSFLLKTSGTHFKRDPQSPGGHDTSIRGWGWTEETHSWVEPTALSIMALRFAGYSGHERVSEGTRLLLDRQLSRGGWNYGNTTVFGTELASMPESTGLALSALSGLTDRQSVSRSIALLKESVRTLQTPLSLGWAILGLSAWGERTVDANNLIDRCLRRQDRYGTYDTPMIGLMIIARKADGGLIHALS comes from the coding sequence ATGGCAGACACCAAAAGCGACAGAATTCTGGATGAGATCTGGACACGAAGTCTTCCAGAAGGCGGGTTTGCCGCCCGCCCGGGCGGCGAATATCGCCCTGATGCCACATCATGGGCTATTCTGGCCCTCCGCATGTGCGGGATTGATTCGCAGCGCCTTCATGCCGCCATGCATCGCCTGGGCGAAAGCCAGATGAAGGATGGGCGCCTTGCGCTTTCTCCCGAGCACCCGGATGTTTACTGGCCCACACCTTTGGCCATCATGGCGTGGCACCGAAACCCCGAGTTCGCTCCGAGAGTGTCACGAGCCGTGTCTTTCCTGCTGAAAACCTCGGGAACCCACTTCAAGCGGGACCCCCAAAGCCCTGGCGGACACGACACGTCCATTCGGGGCTGGGGTTGGACTGAGGAGACCCATTCGTGGGTCGAACCCACGGCACTGTCAATCATGGCTCTGCGATTTGCAGGGTACAGCGGCCATGAAAGGGTATCAGAGGGAACTCGGCTCCTTCTAGACCGGCAATTGTCACGGGGCGGTTGGAACTACGGGAACACCACGGTATTTGGCACGGAACTGGCCTCGATGCCGGAAAGCACCGGGCTGGCCCTTTCGGCGCTTTCGGGATTGACGGACAGGCAGAGCGTCTCTCGCAGCATTGCGCTGCTGAAAGAGTCCGTAAGGACGCTGCAAACCCCTCTCAGCCTTGGATGGGCCATTTTGGGGCTGTCGGCATGGGGGGAACGCACGGTCGATGCAAACAACCTCATCGACCGGTGCCTCAGGCGGCAGGACCGCTACGGAACCTATGACACGCCGATGATCGGTCTGATGATCATCGCACGGAAGGCGGACGGGGGACTGATCCATGCGTTATCGTGA
- a CDS encoding molybdopterin molybdotransferase MoeA: MIKVQEALKTILEGIHPLGCEKVPITSALGCVLGEDIVSDRTIPPLANSAMDGYAVIAADTAFASKSKPAVLDVLEDIPAGRVATQPVRKGQAIRIMTGAPLPEGADAVVRVEDTEAEGGRVKIFVSAAPGLDIREAGEDVKAGELVIPKGSVIRPAEIGMLAALGRSYVSVHQRPVVAVVSTGDELVEVDETPGPGKIVNSNGYSLAALVLEAGGMPLQVGIARDNREDLLAKFRTAARADIVISSGGVSVGDYDLVKDIMAEIGSRIQFWRVAMRPGRPLAFGLLEGKPLFGLPGNPVSSMVSFEQFIRPAILKMRGYKNLFRKSVRAEMTGGYEKKRGLTYFLRARVEQSGGKYVAALTGEQGSGILKSMVLANGLVVLPEDVASVKPGDEVAVQLLDGSLNTTAGPEYL; this comes from the coding sequence ATGATCAAGGTACAGGAGGCCCTGAAGACCATACTCGAGGGGATTCATCCCCTCGGGTGCGAGAAGGTCCCCATCACCTCGGCCCTCGGCTGCGTCCTCGGCGAGGACATCGTCTCGGACCGCACCATTCCGCCGCTGGCCAACTCGGCCATGGACGGCTACGCCGTCATCGCCGCCGACACGGCCTTTGCGAGCAAGTCAAAGCCCGCCGTCCTCGACGTCCTGGAGGACATACCCGCGGGCAGGGTGGCTACGCAGCCCGTCAGGAAGGGGCAGGCGATCCGGATCATGACGGGCGCGCCCCTGCCCGAGGGGGCCGATGCCGTCGTGCGGGTGGAGGACACGGAGGCCGAGGGAGGCAGGGTGAAAATCTTCGTTTCCGCGGCACCGGGCCTCGACATCCGCGAGGCGGGGGAGGACGTGAAGGCGGGCGAGCTCGTCATCCCGAAGGGGAGCGTCATCCGCCCCGCCGAGATCGGCATGCTCGCGGCGCTGGGCCGCTCTTACGTGTCCGTCCACCAGCGGCCCGTCGTGGCCGTTGTCTCCACGGGCGACGAACTCGTCGAGGTCGACGAAACGCCCGGCCCGGGCAAGATCGTCAACAGCAACGGCTACTCGCTGGCGGCATTGGTCCTGGAGGCCGGGGGGATGCCCCTTCAGGTGGGCATTGCCCGGGACAACCGGGAGGACCTGCTCGCAAAGTTCCGCACGGCCGCGCGGGCCGACATCGTGATTTCCTCGGGCGGGGTCTCCGTGGGGGACTACGACCTCGTCAAGGACATCATGGCCGAGATCGGCAGCCGCATTCAGTTCTGGCGCGTGGCCATGCGGCCGGGCCGCCCGCTGGCCTTCGGCCTGCTGGAGGGAAAGCCCCTCTTCGGCCTGCCGGGCAATCCCGTGTCGTCCATGGTGTCCTTCGAGCAGTTCATCCGCCCCGCGATCCTCAAGATGCGGGGATACAAAAATCTCTTCCGGAAGTCGGTGCGTGCCGAGATGACCGGGGGCTACGAGAAGAAAAGGGGGCTCACGTATTTCCTGCGGGCCCGCGTCGAGCAGAGCGGCGGCAAGTACGTCGCGGCCCTCACGGGCGAGCAGGGCTCGGGGATCCTCAAGTCCATGGTGCTCGCCAACGGCCTCGTCGTGCTGCCCGAGGATGTCGCATCAGTCAAACCGGGCGACGAGGTGGCCGTCCAGCTGCTGGACGGCTCCCTCAACACGACGGCAGGGCCGGAATATCTTTAA
- a CDS encoding DUF362 domain-containing protein has translation MRYRDWQTPFAAALETIRSSRITRRELVFRLLPRGLITLLSLPLFQACIRTESASEAFIAKVPHYGADIRSAILSGFRELGVGSGEIKGKTILLKPNLVETRADAPHINTHPMVIRAAADAFRSLGASHVLVGEGSGHCRDTLRLLEESGMADVLVAERIPFVDLNYDDVYTVPNAGGRSRLNTLTLPLTLRKADWVVSMAKLKTHHWAGVTLSMKNLFGLMPGSFYGWPKNILHHAGIENCIFDINATVKPHFAIVDGIVGMEGDGPIMGTPKAAGVIVMGRNFPAVDATCSRVMGIDPGRVDYLADSSGRLGAIREENIRQRGEPIDSVSSDFDLLQKIPAHRGLRLRR, from the coding sequence ATGCGTTATCGTGACTGGCAAACTCCGTTCGCTGCCGCTCTCGAAACCATCAGATCAAGCAGGATCACCAGGCGTGAGCTTGTCTTCCGCCTGCTTCCCCGCGGCCTCATCACGCTGCTCTCCCTGCCGCTGTTTCAAGCCTGCATCCGGACCGAATCCGCCTCGGAAGCGTTCATCGCAAAGGTTCCCCACTACGGTGCCGATATTCGCTCCGCGATCCTTTCCGGTTTCAGGGAGCTCGGTGTCGGTTCCGGCGAGATCAAGGGAAAAACCATTTTGCTCAAGCCGAACCTGGTGGAAACGAGGGCTGACGCCCCCCACATCAACACGCACCCGATGGTCATCCGCGCAGCGGCCGATGCCTTCCGCAGTCTCGGAGCTTCTCACGTCCTCGTCGGGGAGGGGTCGGGGCACTGCCGCGACACCCTGCGACTGCTCGAGGAGTCGGGAATGGCGGACGTCCTGGTCGCGGAACGCATCCCCTTCGTCGATCTCAACTACGACGACGTCTACACGGTACCGAATGCGGGCGGACGCAGCCGTCTCAATACCCTGACACTGCCTTTGACCCTGCGAAAAGCGGATTGGGTCGTTTCCATGGCGAAACTCAAAACCCACCACTGGGCAGGCGTGACCCTTTCCATGAAGAATCTTTTCGGTCTCATGCCGGGTTCGTTCTACGGCTGGCCGAAAAACATTCTGCACCATGCAGGAATCGAAAACTGCATTTTCGACATCAACGCAACGGTCAAGCCACATTTTGCCATCGTCGACGGGATCGTGGGAATGGAGGGGGACGGCCCGATCATGGGTACGCCAAAAGCGGCGGGGGTGATCGTCATGGGCCGCAACTTCCCCGCTGTGGACGCGACCTGCAGCCGCGTCATGGGCATCGATCCGGGGCGGGTGGACTATCTTGCCGATTCATCAGGCCGTCTCGGCGCCATCCGGGAAGAAAACATCCGGCAGCGGGGGGAACCCATCGACTCGGTCAGCTCAGATTTCGACCTCCTTCAGAAGATTCCCGCCCATCGCGGCCTGCGATTGCGTCGGTAG
- a CDS encoding AAA family ATPase, with protein MVSRKRTVRLEIRNDKVRDQLALIIASMEGFLVQSMHDTMPADLLIMEIGEDTAQDFDTLARARATGKAADFFLTSKNVSPDVLIQALRMGVKEFIPQPLNEVELRKALLKYRDGGEPAPAQPKGPQRKGQIINVLGVKGGVGTTTIAVNLADSLVRLDGQLAVALIDMNRLFGEIPLFLSLEHVFNWVDISKNIARLDATYLTGILYRHRSGLRVLPSPDRVDDKATVTPQVVEAMLRLMRTMFDYVIIDGGQAMDDISRTILRSADKVLLVAGLSLPCLINVKKLMKIFLELGYPPEPSVEVIINRFDKRSVITLREAEQSTGKKVFWVVPNDFNATMSAINQGKPLSMVEPGAEVTEAIAEMAAALAGRHTGGREKEKERRAFLGLKLY; from the coding sequence ATGGTTAGCAGAAAGAGAACCGTCAGGCTCGAGATCCGCAACGATAAGGTCAGGGACCAGCTCGCCCTGATCATCGCCTCCATGGAAGGGTTCCTGGTCCAGAGCATGCACGACACGATGCCCGCGGATCTTCTCATCATGGAGATCGGCGAGGACACGGCCCAGGATTTCGATACCCTGGCCCGCGCCCGGGCTACGGGCAAGGCGGCGGACTTCTTCCTCACGTCAAAGAACGTGAGCCCCGACGTGCTGATCCAGGCCCTGCGCATGGGCGTCAAGGAATTCATCCCTCAGCCCCTCAACGAGGTGGAGCTGCGCAAGGCCCTTCTGAAGTACCGCGACGGTGGGGAACCCGCGCCGGCCCAGCCGAAGGGCCCGCAGCGCAAGGGGCAGATCATCAACGTCCTCGGCGTCAAGGGCGGCGTGGGGACGACGACGATCGCCGTGAACCTCGCCGACAGCCTCGTGCGGCTCGACGGGCAGCTGGCGGTGGCCCTTATCGACATGAACCGCCTCTTCGGCGAGATCCCGCTGTTTTTGAGCCTGGAGCACGTCTTCAACTGGGTGGACATCTCGAAGAACATCGCGCGCCTCGACGCCACGTACCTCACGGGGATCCTCTACCGTCACCGATCGGGCCTCCGGGTACTGCCTTCGCCGGACCGCGTAGACGACAAGGCCACGGTGACACCGCAGGTTGTCGAGGCCATGCTGAGGCTCATGCGGACCATGTTCGACTACGTCATCATCGACGGCGGCCAGGCGATGGACGACATCTCCAGAACGATCCTGCGAAGCGCCGACAAGGTGCTGCTCGTCGCCGGGCTGAGCCTGCCCTGCCTCATCAACGTGAAGAAGCTCATGAAAATCTTCCTTGAGCTCGGCTACCCCCCCGAGCCCTCGGTGGAGGTGATCATCAACCGCTTCGACAAGAGATCCGTCATCACCCTGCGCGAGGCCGAGCAGAGCACGGGCAAGAAGGTCTTCTGGGTGGTGCCCAACGACTTCAACGCCACGATGAGCGCCATCAATCAGGGCAAGCCCCTGTCCATGGTGGAGCCGGGGGCCGAGGTCACCGAGGCCATCGCGGAGATGGCCGCCGCGCTGGCGGGACGTCACACGGGCGGCCGGGAGAAGGAAAAGGAACGGCGCGCCTTCCTGGGGCTGAAGCTGTATTGA
- a CDS encoding type II and III secretion system protein family protein: MKIRRITHTTAAAALSLLLLLVFIAPQLCDAAGPSAVTVNNLPTKKLSLSVGKSTVVESAEAIRRVSVAAPDIADTVVLSARQIYVTGKSSGITTLTLWNDANRVSAVFDVEILPDVAALKEKIHQVFPNEKDIKVLGTHESITLSGTVSSAANLNQIVRLAEAYAPVDKQSGKPKLLNLVDVGGVHQVMLEVRVAEMSRSLLRRLGVNFSYISDSGTNFGISLLNSLTRLPAAGWPGNPLTVGDNINWAFRFTGAGATWTGFIDALKENGLTKVLAEPTLITLSGRSASFLAGGEFPIPVPQATGGATTITIEYKTFGVGLNFTPTVLSNGKISMAVNPEVSDLDFTRAVAVQGFLIPSVNTRRVSTVIELGDGQSFAVAGLLKDDVREDVKKFPVLGDIPILGALFRSTSFQKNETELIVIVTPHLVKPLDMAKQTLPTDAFIEPDDFEFYLLGALEGREKKTTAKSPAASVPGLRKGSGLEGDFGYIKP, from the coding sequence ATGAAAATTCGACGCATTACGCATACCACGGCCGCGGCTGCTCTCAGCCTGCTCCTTCTGCTCGTCTTCATCGCGCCGCAGCTCTGCGATGCCGCCGGACCGTCTGCCGTCACCGTGAACAACCTGCCGACGAAGAAGCTCAGCCTCTCCGTCGGGAAGTCGACCGTCGTCGAGTCCGCCGAAGCCATCAGGCGCGTCTCCGTTGCCGCGCCCGACATCGCCGACACGGTCGTGCTCTCGGCCCGCCAGATCTACGTGACGGGGAAATCCTCGGGGATCACGACTCTCACCCTCTGGAACGACGCGAACCGCGTCTCGGCCGTCTTCGACGTGGAGATCCTCCCCGACGTGGCCGCCCTCAAGGAGAAGATCCATCAGGTCTTCCCGAACGAGAAGGACATCAAGGTCCTGGGGACTCACGAAAGCATCACCCTGTCGGGCACCGTCTCCAGCGCGGCGAACCTGAACCAGATCGTCCGGCTGGCCGAGGCTTACGCGCCCGTGGACAAGCAGTCGGGCAAGCCGAAGCTGCTCAACCTCGTCGATGTCGGCGGGGTTCACCAGGTCATGCTGGAGGTCCGCGTCGCCGAGATGTCCCGCAGCCTGCTGCGGCGCCTCGGGGTGAATTTCTCCTACATCAGCGACAGCGGCACGAACTTTGGGATCTCCCTGCTGAACAGTCTGACGAGGCTTCCCGCGGCCGGCTGGCCCGGAAACCCCCTGACCGTGGGCGACAACATCAACTGGGCCTTCCGCTTCACGGGCGCCGGCGCCACGTGGACCGGTTTCATCGACGCGCTGAAGGAAAACGGCCTCACGAAGGTACTCGCCGAGCCGACGCTGATCACCCTGAGCGGGCGCTCCGCCAGCTTCCTGGCCGGCGGTGAGTTTCCCATCCCCGTGCCGCAGGCAACGGGGGGCGCCACGACGATCACGATCGAGTACAAGACCTTCGGCGTGGGCCTCAACTTCACGCCCACCGTGCTGAGCAACGGCAAAATCAGCATGGCGGTCAACCCCGAGGTCTCGGACCTGGACTTCACAAGGGCCGTGGCCGTCCAGGGGTTCCTGATCCCGAGCGTCAACACCCGGCGCGTCTCGACGGTGATCGAGCTGGGTGACGGCCAGAGCTTCGCCGTGGCGGGGCTCCTCAAGGACGATGTCCGCGAAGACGTTAAGAAGTTCCCCGTGCTGGGCGACATCCCGATCCTGGGGGCCCTGTTCCGCAGCACCTCGTTCCAGAAGAACGAGACGGAGCTCATCGTCATTGTGACGCCCCACCTCGTGAAGCCGCTCGACATGGCGAAGCAGACCCTTCCCACCGACGCCTTCATCGAGCCTGACGACTTCGAGTTCTACCTCCTGGGGGCGCTTGAGGGGCGGGAGAAGAAGACCACTGCGAAATCGCCGGCCGCGTCCGTGCCCGGGCTGAGGAAGGGCAGCGGCCTCGAGGGCGACTTCGGCTACATCAAACCCTGA